In the genome of Montipora foliosa isolate CH-2021 chromosome 3, ASM3666993v2, whole genome shotgun sequence, one region contains:
- the LOC137996183 gene encoding uncharacterized protein, with product MRLVQKFEERASEKGFTSLVKEACKYAEELDTGLTLNYPKPSCSPRQAPDTEILGKKVKGYLRRTVTEKLQEEIESEQWHGRFLCARWHDKDLSMDECFAWLREWPSAPTHTITGVLELYEQLTPTRVYTKIKTGTSQGEITCRLCGGAAETLAHVLAGCPALAQSKYLERHNAALKVLFFEVCKDLQLVDSVPQWYSLVGPKPVYESPEAQAYWDVPVYAEQSYVKANRVDVRFVDHRRKRVWAVEMSCPWLDNRGKKEREKTEKYAPLRWELRKQYPGYVVEQCNVVIDVLGGWSKDLEKTIKKLVGARGREVLRRMQKAIISSSLNIARAFKAIVK from the coding sequence ATGAGGTTAGTTCAGAAGTTTGAAGAGAGGGCGAGTGAGAAGGGATTCACTTCGTTGGTTAAGGAGGCATGCAAGTACGCGGAGGAGCTGGACACGGGTTTGACTTTGAACTATCCGAAACCGTCATGCAGCCCGCGCCAAGCTCCGGATACAGAAATTCTAGGGAAGAAAGTTAAGGGTTATTTGAGGAGGACTGTGACGGAGAAGTTACAGGAAGAGATTGAGAGCGAGCAGTGGCATGGTCGCTTTCTGTGTGCACGGTGGCACGACAAAGATCTGAGCATGGATGAGTGTTTTGCTTGGCTACGGGAGTGGCCCTCAGCACCCACCCACACGATTACCGGGGTACTGGAGCTTTACGAACAGCTCACCCCTACTAGAGTGTATACAAAGATCAAAACAGGAACTTCACAAGGAGAGATCACGTGTAGGTTGTGCGGAGGCGCTGCAGAAACTCTTGCGCATGTTCTTGCAGGATGTCCTGCTTTAGCACAGTCCAAGTACTTGGAGCGACACAACGCTGCACTTAAGGTGTTGTTCTTTGAGGTGTGTAAAGACCTGCAGCTAGTGGACTCAGTACCACAATGGTACTCGTTAGTGGGACCCAAACCAGTGTACGAATCTCCGGAAGCTCAAGCTTACTGGGATGTACCAGTGTATGCCGAACAAAGCTATGTCAAGGCCAACAGAGTGGACGTCAGATTTGTGGATCACAGGAGGAAACGAGTCTGGGCAGTtgaaatgagttgcccctggtTAGACAACCGTGGGAAAAAGGAGAGGgagaagacggaaaagtatgcTCCACTGCGCTGGGAGTTAAGGAAGCAGTACCCTGGCTATGTCGTGGAACAGTGCAACGTAGTGATTGATGTGCTAGGCGGTTGGTCTAAAGatttagagaaaacaataaagaaacttgTGGGCGCTAGAGGAAGGGAGGTTCTCAGAAGGATGCAGAAAGCTATTATCTCAAGTTCGCTTAACATAGCGCGGGCCTTCAAGGCCATCGTCAAATAA